The Paenibacillus macerans genome includes a window with the following:
- the ymfI gene encoding elongation factor P 5-aminopentanone reductase — MNEEHGIGKNIADMTVLITGASRGIGADTALRFAAVGMNVVIHYRNSLEAANEVARRCLEVGGKAYTVAADLRSKEQILRMKERLDHYGLHPDILVNNAGISHYGLLSDVAEEEWDDVMNVNLKSVFMCSQLFMPYMIRQRFGRIINVSSVWGISGGSCETVYSAAKGGVNAFTKALAKELAPSGVTVNAVAPGAVRTEMMERFDEGELKQLEEEIPAGRLASPQEISSLIYFLALPESGYITGQIISPNGGWIT, encoded by the coding sequence ATGAACGAAGAGCATGGGATTGGAAAAAACATCGCGGACATGACCGTACTCATTACCGGAGCAAGCCGGGGGATCGGCGCGGATACGGCGCTGCGGTTTGCGGCGGTGGGCATGAACGTGGTTATTCACTATAGGAACTCGCTTGAAGCGGCAAACGAGGTGGCCCGCAGATGTCTGGAGGTTGGGGGCAAAGCCTATACGGTGGCGGCCGATCTGCGCAGCAAGGAGCAGATTTTGCGCATGAAGGAACGGCTGGACCATTACGGGCTGCATCCCGACATTCTCGTCAACAATGCGGGGATTTCCCATTACGGGCTGCTTTCGGACGTTGCCGAAGAGGAATGGGACGACGTGATGAACGTCAATTTGAAAAGCGTTTTTATGTGCAGCCAGCTGTTTATGCCCTACATGATCCGGCAGCGCTTCGGGCGGATCATCAACGTATCCTCCGTATGGGGCATTTCCGGCGGCTCCTGCGAAACGGTTTATTCCGCCGCCAAAGGCGGGGTCAACGCTTTTACGAAAGCGCTGGCCAAGGAGCTTGCTCCGTCCGGGGTGACGGTAAACGCGGTAGCCCCGGGAGCCGTCCGGACCGAAATGATGGAACGTTTCGACGAGGGGGAACTAAAGCAGCTGGAGGAAGAAATTCCCGCTGGAAGGCTCGCCTCCCCGCAGGAAATTTCTTCCCTTATTTATTTTCTCGCCCTGCCGGAATCGGGCTACATCACCGGTCAAATCATCAGCCCCAACGGGGGCTGGATTACCTGA
- a CDS encoding DUF3243 domain-containing protein translates to MSTVLKNFDTWKKFLGDRVEHAEKAGFSEEAITNLAYEIGGFLEDKVDPQNDSNRVLKEIWEVGSEDERKTIARLMVKLAKKNS, encoded by the coding sequence ATGTCAACCGTACTCAAAAATTTTGATACATGGAAGAAGTTTTTGGGCGACCGTGTGGAGCATGCGGAAAAAGCGGGGTTCAGCGAAGAAGCGATCACCAACCTGGCTTATGAAATCGGCGGATTTCTCGAAGATAAGGTCGATCCGCAGAACGATTCCAACCGGGTACTCAAAGAGATTTGGGAAGTAGGCAGCGAAGACGAGCGTAAAACGATCGCTCGCCTGATGGTAAAGCTGGCGAAGAAAAACTCATAG
- a CDS encoding DUF3388 domain-containing protein, which yields MELKQWYLEYKIHKNRPGLLGDIASMLGMLEINILTINGVEGKTRGLLLESDDDGKIDQVSKMLSKVDSITVTALRCPRLVDLLAVRHGRYIDRDSDDKKTFRFTRDELGILVDFLGEIFKREGHQVIGLRGMPRVGKTESIIAGSVCSMKRWTFVSSTLLRQTVRSQLSEDEMNPHNVFIIDGIISTLRSNEKHHQLLQELMSMPSTKVIEHPDVFVKESEYSYDNFDIIIELRNNPEEQIVYDTFTTIYTDDV from the coding sequence ATGGAGTTAAAACAATGGTATTTGGAGTACAAAATACATAAAAACCGCCCGGGACTTTTGGGCGATATCGCTTCGATGCTGGGGATGCTGGAAATCAACATTTTGACGATCAACGGCGTCGAAGGCAAAACCAGGGGGCTGCTGCTGGAAAGCGATGACGACGGAAAGATCGACCAGGTCAGCAAAATGCTCAGCAAGGTGGACAGCATCACCGTTACGGCGCTGCGCTGTCCGCGGCTTGTCGATCTGCTGGCCGTAAGGCACGGCAGGTACATCGACCGCGATTCCGACGATAAGAAGACTTTTCGCTTTACGCGCGACGAACTCGGGATTTTGGTGGACTTTCTCGGCGAAATTTTCAAGCGGGAGGGCCATCAGGTCATCGGTCTTCGGGGCATGCCGCGCGTCGGCAAGACGGAATCGATTATCGCCGGCAGCGTCTGTTCGATGAAGCGTTGGACGTTTGTCTCCTCCACGCTGCTGCGCCAAACGGTAAGGAGCCAGCTGTCGGAGGATGAAATGAATCCGCACAATGTTTTTATCATCGACGGTATTATCAGTACGTTGCGTTCGAACGAGAAACATCATCAGCTGCTCCAGGAATTGATGTCGATGCCTTCCACGAAGGTGATCGAGCATCCGGATGTTTTCGTCAAGGAATCCGAATACAGTTATGACAATTTTGATATTATTATCGAATTGCGTAACAATCCTGAGGAGCAAATCGTTTATGATACGTTTACGACGATTTACACGGACGATGTGTAA
- a CDS encoding helix-turn-helix domain-containing protein, with the protein MSELGQKLKEARLAKGLSLDDIQEMTKIRKRYLEAIESGDYKVLPGSFYVRAFIKTYAETVGVDADELLAEHRQNVPDAVPEQTMEPVIQKRRSRQHAERNSKWLSTTLMWSFAVLILIVIYMYFTIWGKTNQSAGEKPDPTPVTPATQAEGQGTNGSGNAKNGGQTSPGNHQTGTGDAVNGGSNTGNAGTGSNAGTGANTGAGTGANGGTGTDNTGGTASPQDIVVVPDGKEGSTTKFKVQNAGGQPVQAVITASGESWVEVRKGGRKGDKLYFGKTSDGDVLTYDIAPEGLFILSGASNKTAITVAGQTVEDGKATSRILLTLDDGTGADTGSAGDAGAGGDTSGDNVESVESGNGTSGQ; encoded by the coding sequence ATGTCGGAATTGGGCCAGAAGTTGAAGGAAGCCCGCCTTGCCAAAGGTTTGTCGTTAGATGACATACAGGAAATGACGAAAATTCGCAAACGATATCTGGAAGCCATCGAGTCGGGAGATTATAAAGTGCTTCCCGGGAGTTTCTACGTCCGGGCTTTTATTAAGACGTATGCCGAAACGGTGGGCGTGGATGCGGATGAACTCCTCGCCGAGCACCGACAGAACGTGCCTGATGCCGTACCGGAGCAAACGATGGAGCCCGTGATACAAAAACGCCGCAGCCGCCAGCACGCCGAGCGCAATTCGAAGTGGCTCTCCACCACGCTGATGTGGTCTTTTGCCGTGCTGATCCTGATCGTCATTTACATGTATTTCACGATTTGGGGGAAAACGAACCAGTCGGCCGGAGAGAAGCCGGACCCGACGCCGGTAACGCCGGCCACGCAAGCGGAAGGACAAGGGACGAACGGATCGGGGAACGCCAAAAACGGTGGACAAACCAGCCCCGGAAACCATCAAACCGGTACGGGCGACGCCGTGAACGGAGGCAGCAATACGGGAAATGCCGGAACAGGGAGCAATGCCGGAACGGGGGCAAATACCGGTGCTGGCACGGGCGCTAACGGTGGGACGGGTACCGATAACACCGGCGGAACGGCCAGTCCGCAAGACATCGTAGTCGTTCCCGACGGCAAAGAGGGCAGCACCACGAAGTTCAAGGTGCAAAATGCCGGCGGCCAGCCGGTGCAGGCTGTCATTACGGCTTCCGGCGAAAGCTGGGTCGAGGTTCGCAAAGGCGGCAGAAAGGGCGACAAGCTTTACTTCGGCAAAACGTCCGACGGCGATGTGCTGACGTATGATATCGCGCCGGAGGGACTGTTTATTTTGTCGGGGGCTTCCAACAAAACGGCGATTACGGTAGCCGGGCAAACGGTGGAAGACGGCAAAGCAACCTCGCGGATTTTGCTTACCCTGGATGACGGCACCGGTGCGGATACCGGTTCCGCGGGCGACGCCGGCGCAGGCGGAGATACATCCGGAGACAATGTCGAGAGCGTCGAGAGCGGAAACGGAACAAGCGGGCAGTAA